The genomic DNA GCAGGTTCGTCCCGGGAGCGCCCACGCCGATGCCGTTGACGAGAATTTCGCCCTTCTGGAAGGGCTCCAGCCCGTTGACGCATTTGATGAGCGTCGATTTCCCCGAGCCGGAGGGTCCGCAGATCACGACCACCTCCCCCTTTTCCACCTGGGAGGTGCATTCCGCGAGAACCTGGAAGGCTCCGTACCACTTGCTCACGTCTCGGATCTCGATCATGGCCATGGGCTCATCCCCCCGGTTGCGTCAACGGACAACGGCGAGCTTTTTCTGCAGCCTCTTCACGATCGAGGACAGGGTATAGCAGAGGGCGAAGTAGATAACCGCGGAGAACAGGTACATCTCCACGGGCCGGTTGTAGTTCTTTCCCGCAATATCCGCGGCCTTGAGCAGGTCCTTCGCGCCGATGGCGTACACAAGGGAGGTGTCCTGGAAGAGGATGATCGTCTGGGTGAGGAGCACGGGGAGCATGTTCCGTAAGGCCTGGGGAAGCACCACGAGGGCCATCGACTGCCCGTAGGTCATGCCGAGGGCGTAGGCCGCCATGACCTGGCCCTTCGCCACGCTCTGGATGCCGGCGCGCATGATCTCGCTGTAGTAGGCCGCCTCGAAGGCGGTGAAGGTGATGAGCGCGGAGTACTCCGCGCCGATCGGTTTCCCGATGATCAGCGGGATCACGAGGAAGAACCAGAGGATCACCATGAGCAGCGGGATGGAGCGCATGAGGTTCACGTACGCCGATGCGGCCGCGGACAGGGGCCGGCTGCTTCCCAGCCGCGCCATGGCCAAAAGCGTGCCGATCACGATCCCCCCGCTCATCGCGATCAGGGTGAGGTTGGCGCTGAACTTCAGGCCGGTCCAGAGGAACGGGAGGCTCGGTTTGATAACGCTGAGATCGAGCTGGCCCAGCATCCCCACGCGCCTCCTACTTTGCCGCAGCGATATAGCCAGGCACGCGGCTTCTCTTTTCGATGAAGGCCAT from Candidatus Deferrimicrobiaceae bacterium includes the following:
- a CDS encoding amino acid ABC transporter permease — protein: MLGQLDLSVIKPSLPFLWTGLKFSANLTLIAMSGGIVIGTLLAMARLGSSRPLSAAASAYVNLMRSIPLLMVILWFFLVIPLIIGKPIGAEYSALITFTAFEAAYYSEIMRAGIQSVAKGQVMAAYALGMTYGQSMALVVLPQALRNMLPVLLTQTIILFQDTSLVYAIGAKDLLKAADIAGKNYNRPVEMYLFSAVIYFALCYTLSSIVKRLQKKLAVVR